In Phyllopteryx taeniolatus isolate TA_2022b chromosome 22, UOR_Ptae_1.2, whole genome shotgun sequence, one DNA window encodes the following:
- the eri1 gene encoding 3'-5' exoribonuclease 1, with product MEEHKENIHGKDVNVKMSNGDDDDKLKAGSTICAKEVEDAPQASNSNFSHPVYKEIALANGHINRMSKEELRNKLSQLKLDTRGVKDVMKKRLKSHYKKQKLTQSAANEGQGDAYYDYICVVDFEATCEEDNPPDYPHEIIEFPMVLINTHTLEIVGTFQEYVKPELCPTLSDFCVKLTGITQEMVDAAKPFPVVLKRVVKWLEERELGTKYKYTFLTDGAWDMSKFLNIQCRISQIRYPQFARKWINIRKSYGNFYKVPRTQTKLSTMLDKLGLEYEGRPHSGLDDSRNIARVALRMLQDGCQLRANEHMHAGQLLAIPSSALLEGSPPPRWPGNRK from the exons atgGAAGAGCACAAGGAAAATATTCACGGAAAGGACGTCAACGTGAAGATGTCAAACGGAGACGACGATGATAAG TTGAAGGCCGGCAGCACCATATGTGCCAAAGAAGTAGAAGATGCCCCTCAGGCATCCAACAGCAACTTCAGCCACCCCGTGTACAAGGAGATCGCCTTGGCCAACGGTCACATCAACCGCATGTCCAAGGAGGAGCTGCGCAACAAGCTGTCTCAGCTCAAGCTGGACACCAG AGGTGTGAAGGACGTTATGAAGAAGCGACTAAAGAGCCACTACAAGAAGCAGAAGCTGACGCAGTCGGCGGCCAACGAGGGCCAGGGAGACGCTTACTACGACTACATCTGCGTGGTGGACTTTGAGGCCACGTGCGAGGAGGACAACCCTCCTGACTACCCGCACGAAATCATCGAGTTCCCCATGGTGCTCATCAACACGCACACCCTGGAGATT GTGGGAACTTTTCAGGAATATGTCAAACCCGAGTTGTGCCCGACGCTGTCAGACTTCTGTGTGAAGCTCACGGGAATAACGcag GAAATGGTGGATGCAGCCAAGCCGTTCCCGGTGGTCCTGAAACGAGTGGTGAAGTGGCTTGAGGAGAGAGAGTTGGGcaccaaatacaaatacacgTTCCTCACTGATGG CGCGTGGGACATGAGCAAGTTCCTCAACATCCAATGCCGCATCAGCCAGATCCGATACCCGCAGTTTGCCAGGAAGTGGATCAACATCCGCAAGTCCTACGGCAACTTCTACAAG GTGCCGCGCACGCAGACCAAGCTGAGCACCATGCTGGACAAGCTGGGCCTGGAGTACGAGGGCCGCCCCCACTCAGGTCTGGACGACTCGCGTAACATCGCCCGCGTGGCGCTGCGCATGCTGCAGGACGGCTGCCAGCTGCGCGCAAACGAGCACATGCACGCCGGCCAGTTGCTCGCCATCCCCAGCTCGGCGCTCCTGGAGGGATCCCCGCCACCTCGCTGGCCCGGCAACCGCAAGTAG